A part of Aegilops tauschii subsp. strangulata cultivar AL8/78 chromosome 2, Aet v6.0, whole genome shotgun sequence genomic DNA contains:
- the LOC109780597 gene encoding uncharacterized protein, producing MSRTLVQPVGQKRLTNVAVVRLRKGGQRFEIACFPNKVVNWRDRVEKDLDEVLQSHNVYSNVSKGVLAKSKDLIRIFGTDDLVEICLEILEKGELQVSGKEREAQLSAQFRDIATIVMEKTIDSETRRPYTMNMIERLMHDIHFAVDPNVTSKEQALRVIKKLIENPKCSIKRAPLTVRFIAPKSNLSGLMEKLDGWNAIVLSKDESADQSSIVCEIEPSVLHSCEEKLKDVQGRVEVLSVSAHKEGGSSTDQYDNVADNVEKAQPVPAKESGAVAQLSETMQKQSLSSEVDSQGQAPGKPQKRCRECDVFMEDKLYRDHCKSGWHKHNYTRHKNGLPPLSQEECLMEMEMAESQRGLKDYDF from the exons ATGTCCCGCACGCTGGTGCAGCCGGTGGGGCAGAAGCGGCTGACCAACGTGGCCGTGGTGCGGCTGCGCAAGGGCGGCCAGCGGTTCGAGATCGCCTGCTTCCCCAACAAGGTGGTCAACTGGCGCGACCGCGTCGAGAAGGACCTCGACGAGGTGCTCCAGTCCCACAACGTCTACTCCAACGTCTCCAAGGGCGTCCTCGCCAAGTCCAAGGACCTCATCAGGATCTTCGGCACCGACGACCTCGTCGAAATCTGCCTCGAG ATTTTGGAGAAAGGGGAGCTACAGGTGTCTGGCAAGGAGAGGGAGGCGCAGCTGTCCGCGCAGTTCAGGGACATCGCCACCATCGTCATGGAGAAGACTATCGATTCTGAGACCCGGCGCCCCTACACCATGAACATGATCGAGCGCCTCATGCACGACATACACTTTGCGGTCGATCCAAACGTTACCTCCAAGGAACAG GCACTGAGAGTCATTAAGAAGCTAATTGAGAACCCTAAATGCTCGATAAAGCGTGCACCATTGACAGTGAGGTTCATTGCACCTAAGTCCAATCTTTCTGGCCTTATGGAGAAGCTTGATGGGTGGAATGCAATTGTTCTTTCAAAGGATGAATCTGCTGATCAGTCTTCCATT GTATGTGAGATTGAACCATCTGTTCTGCACTCGTGTGAAGAGAAACTGAAGGACGTGCAAGGGAGGGTGGAAGTACTCTCGGTGTCGGCACACAAAGAAGGTGGCTCTTCTACAGACCAATATGACAATGTCGCGGACAATGTGGAGAAGGCACAGCCTGTCCCTGCGAAGGAGTCTGGTGCTGTTGCTCAGCTAAGTGAGACCATGCAGAAACAGAGCCTTTCAAGTGAAGTGGACAGCCAGGGTCAGGCACCAGGCAAGCCGCAGAAAAGATGCAGAGAATGTGACGTATTCATGGAGGACAAGCTGTACAGAGACCACTGCAAGTCCGGGTGGCACAAGCACAACTACACACGCCACAAGAATGGGCTTCCTCCGCTCAGCCAAGAGGAGTGCTTGATGGAAATGGAGATGGCAGAGTCCCAGAGGGGCCTGAAGGACTACGATTTCTGA
- the LOC109780588 gene encoding uncharacterized protein — protein MARNCRISSLPPPSLLFFLLIMLSTTTHCEARALKQGKKNSLMNVLFKLNFARAVEPTQAQLPPPSSLDASAGSDAASASLAAVDAPFCVNPPDAPPSSSTPPFTSTAPSSTTPSVPDQLPPITPVPPSFEPSPPAGGGGATPGSSPGLGTPTPINPPQFAPSPPGTAPPSPIVVVPNPPDEFGPGSGGGGPGGGQGGGVGGGGGGGGEGGGGGAGGGGGGGGEGGGGGGGGVGGGGGGEGGGGGGGGFMPPIIYPPPLAPPMAPGSGQALWCVAKPTVPDPILQEAMDYACGSGAECRSIQPSGACSQPDTVLAHASYAFNSYWQMTRANGGTCDFGGTATIVTSDPSYDSCAFNLV, from the exons ATGGCTCGCAACTGCAGAATCAGCAGcttgccgccgccgtcgctgctcTTCTTCCTGCTCATCATGCTCTCTACCACCACTCACTGCG AGGCGAGAGCTCTAAAGCAGGGCAAGAAGAACTCGCTGATGAACGTGCTCTTCAAGCTCAACTTCGCCAGAGCGGTGGAGCCGACGCAAGCGCAACTACCCCCTCCCTCGTCGCTCGACGCCAGCGCTGGCAGCGACGCCGCGAGCGCGAGCCTCGCCGCCGTCGATGCCCCGTTCTGCGTCAACCCTCCCGACGCTCCTCCCTCGTCGTCCACGCCTCCATTCACCTCCACGGCGCCCTCCTCCACCACCCCGTCCGTCCCCGACCAGCTGCCGCCCATCACCCCCGTCCCGCCGTCATTCGAGCCCAGCCCGCcggccggcggcggtggcgccACCCCGGGCTCAAGTCCGGGTCTGGGCACGCCCACGCCGATCAACCCGCCGCAGTTCGCCCCGAGCCCGCCTGGGACGGCGCCGCCCAGCCCGATCGTCGTTGTGCCGAACCCGCCCGACGAATTCGGCCCAGGCTCGGGCGGCGGAGGACCAGGAGGAGGACAGGGAGGAGGcgtaggaggaggaggcggtggtggaggagaaggaggaggcggaggcgcaggaggaggtggtggtggaggaggagaaggaggcggtggcggaggcggaggcgtaggaggaggcggtggaggagaaggaggaggcggcgggggcggcggtttCATGCCGCCGATCATCTACCCTCCGCCGCTGGCCCCTCCGATGGCGCCGGGGTCCGGGCAGGCGCTGTGGTGCGTGGCGAAGCCGACGGTGCCGGACCCGATCCTCCAGGAGGCCATGGACTACGCGTGCGGCTCCGGCGCCGAGTGCCGGTCCATCCAGCCGTCCGGCGCCTGCTCCCAGCCGGACACCGTGCTCGCCCACGCCTCCTACGCCTTCAACAGCTACTGGCAGATGACCCGGGCCAACGGCGGCACCTGCGACTTCGGCGGCACCgccaccatcgtcaccagcgacCCAA GCTATGACAGTTGCGCGTTCAACCTTGTATGA